In a single window of the Prevotella melaninogenica genome:
- the dgt gene encoding dGTP triphosphohydrolase has translation MNWQQLISNKRLGQEDRHALRHDDRSEFKRDSDRLIYSAPFRRLQNKTQVFPLPGSVFVHNRLTHSLEVASLGKSLGDDVARRLIEIHPELRSTLFEEIGTIVQTACYAHDMGNPPFGHSGEKAMQAFFTEGPGISLKEKVSPHFWEDITHFEGNANAFRLLTHRFLGRREGGFVMTYSTLASIVKYPFSSTYASKHGKFGFFATEEETYKKIADELGIIQKDSSEDGICYVRHPLTYLMEAADDICYEIMDIEDSHKLKLLSFEETADLLLGFFDEETRKSIRKRIEDEGVTDQNEQVVYFRACAVGLLEAECVNVFVEHEEEILNGTFEGSLIKHISELPRQAYKHCTEVSVDRIYRSKAVLDVELSGYKIMETLMEALIGAAVEPEHFHSQQLIRRFSSQYDIQSPCLETRIMAVLDFISGMTDIYALDIYQKINGISLPLI, from the coding sequence CGTCACGCCCTTCGACACGACGACCGCTCTGAATTTAAGCGTGATAGCGACCGATTGATTTATTCCGCACCGTTCCGACGACTGCAAAACAAGACCCAAGTTTTCCCTCTTCCAGGTAGTGTCTTTGTACACAACCGCCTAACTCACTCTTTGGAAGTGGCTTCCTTGGGTAAATCCTTGGGTGATGACGTGGCAAGAAGACTCATCGAAATACACCCAGAGTTGCGTAGTACGCTCTTTGAAGAGATTGGAACCATCGTGCAGACAGCTTGTTACGCACATGACATGGGTAATCCTCCGTTCGGTCATAGTGGTGAAAAGGCTATGCAGGCATTCTTCACAGAAGGTCCAGGGATTAGCTTGAAGGAAAAAGTTAGCCCACATTTCTGGGAAGATATTACCCATTTTGAAGGTAATGCTAATGCTTTCCGCCTGCTTACCCATCGTTTCTTAGGCCGAAGAGAAGGTGGTTTTGTGATGACTTATAGTACTTTAGCGAGTATCGTAAAGTATCCTTTCAGTTCTACATACGCCAGTAAACATGGCAAGTTTGGCTTCTTTGCTACGGAAGAAGAAACCTATAAGAAGATTGCTGACGAGTTAGGTATCATTCAAAAGGATAGTTCTGAGGACGGTATCTGTTATGTTCGCCATCCGTTGACCTATCTTATGGAGGCAGCAGACGATATCTGTTACGAGATTATGGATATCGAAGACTCACACAAACTCAAGCTCCTATCCTTTGAAGAGACAGCCGATTTGCTCCTTGGCTTCTTCGATGAAGAAACCAGAAAGAGCATCCGAAAACGCATAGAAGACGAGGGTGTGACCGACCAAAACGAGCAAGTCGTTTACTTCCGTGCGTGTGCCGTTGGATTATTAGAGGCAGAATGCGTCAATGTCTTTGTTGAACATGAGGAGGAGATACTTAACGGAACCTTCGAAGGGTCGCTCATCAAGCATATTTCCGAACTTCCACGACAGGCTTACAAACACTGTACAGAGGTCTCTGTGGATAGGATTTACCGCAGTAAAGCAGTCCTCGACGTTGAGCTATCAGGTTATAAGATTATGGAAACACTGATGGAAGCACTCATTGGTGCTGCCGTTGAGCCTGAACACTTCCATAGTCAGCAACTTATCAGACGTTTCTCAAGCCAGTATGACATCCAAAGTCCTTGTCTTGAAACACGTATCATGGCAGTCCTTGACTTCATCAGTGGAATGACAGATATCTATGCACTCGACATCTATCAGAAGATAAATGGTATCAGTTTGCCACTGATATAA
- a CDS encoding YqiA/YcfP family alpha/beta fold hydrolase, with amino-acid sequence MENQYKKTFPDLMVDKKIIYVHGFMSAGSSHTVQMLRDYMPEATVIAPDLPIHPEEAMELLRNLVDTEKPDLIIGTSMGGMYTEMLYGVDRICVNPAFQMGTTISESNMMGKQIFQNERQDGVQEVIVTKALVKEYKEITEKCFSQVTEEEQQRVFGLFGDADPFVHTFDLFHEHYPQAIHFHGEHRLIEKVVFHYLMPVIRWIDDRQEGRERRTVLIDQNTLADGYGKPKSSLNKAYEFLLDNYNVFFVCPAPTNNPSAITEQQAWIEDAFSAPAWNHTIFTNQPHLLYGDYFISSTEHDDFLGTSLLFGSEEFKTWEDIITFFERLGGQ; translated from the coding sequence ATGGAAAATCAATATAAGAAAACCTTTCCTGACCTCATGGTAGATAAGAAGATTATCTACGTTCACGGCTTTATGTCAGCCGGTTCAAGTCATACGGTACAGATGCTGAGGGACTATATGCCCGAAGCAACTGTCATTGCGCCCGATCTCCCCATACATCCTGAGGAGGCAATGGAACTATTACGCAACCTTGTTGACACCGAAAAGCCCGACCTTATCATTGGTACTTCAATGGGAGGTATGTACACAGAGATGCTTTATGGTGTCGACCGTATCTGCGTGAATCCTGCTTTTCAAATGGGAACAACCATCAGCGAGAGTAATATGATGGGTAAACAGATATTCCAAAATGAGCGACAAGATGGCGTACAGGAGGTTATCGTGACCAAAGCATTGGTAAAGGAATACAAAGAGATAACTGAAAAGTGTTTCTCACAAGTGACAGAGGAAGAGCAGCAACGCGTCTTCGGACTTTTTGGTGATGCTGACCCATTTGTCCACACCTTTGACCTTTTCCATGAACATTACCCTCAGGCAATCCATTTTCATGGTGAACATAGACTTATCGAGAAGGTTGTATTCCATTATCTCATGCCCGTTATCCGATGGATTGATGACCGACAGGAAGGCCGCGAACGTCGTACGGTACTCATTGACCAGAACACCCTCGCTGATGGATATGGTAAACCGAAATCAAGTCTGAATAAAGCTTACGAGTTCTTACTTGATAACTATAACGTATTCTTTGTGTGTCCTGCACCTACCAACAATCCATCAGCCATCACTGAACAACAGGCATGGATTGAAGATGCTTTCAGCGCACCAGCATGGAACCATACGATCTTCACCAACCAGCCTCACCTTCTCTATGGCGACTACTTCATTAGTAGTACTGAACACGACGACTTCCTCGGCACAAGCCTACTTTTCGGTAGCGAAGAGTTCAAGACTTGGGAGGATATTATCACTTTCTTTGAACGCTTGGGAGGACAGTAA